From a region of the Xanthomonas rydalmerensis genome:
- a CDS encoding S9 family peptidase, translated as MLMPFRWVGALALASALPVAAHAATADSGYRQPPEPLLGVMRAPLNPSPRLDPTGRTLLLVERQAYPPIARVAEPYLKLAGVRVEPRTHARHDMSNGYGIRACLDGFSLVDVASGKQTPVTLPAGACPAQPVWSPDGRRFAFNNTAADRVELWLGDVATGAVRRIDGVQLNPVLGGEIQWLGGSDTLLVRTVPQDLGAAPVKAAVPPGPEVKEAIRGKGESSTYEARDTLSSPEDEAQFTYYATSQLVTVDAASGKLRTIGKPAVYSVVDGAPDGRHVRVERLQRPYSYVTTYGRFAHDVAVLDLADGSERVLANLPVADRVPVHGVPTGPRAYGWRSNQPATLVWAEALDGGDWKTSAPARDKLLTLSAPFTGKPRELAKVPQRYAGLSWFAQGGQVLLDEYDENRHWRRTTLLDADRPGSAGRVLFDLSTDDLYADPGTPELRRLPNGEYVLREDNGALFLSGQGATPAGDRPFLDRYDLASGKTQRLFRSGADVDEAFAGFAGDDTSRLLTWRQSPSDPPNVYLRTLGQAQPAAAAGEAVVASTLAPVTRFPDPTPVVRQIKKRLVTYKRKDGVELSFTLYTPPGYKEGTRVPAILYAYPLDYADASKAGQVSGANDRDFTRLHSYQLLLLAGYAIIDDAAFPIVGDPKTAYDTYLQQLVENAQAAVDKAVALGVVDRDRIGVTGHSHGALMAANLLAHTDLFRAGVATSGSYNKTLTPFGFQNERRSFWAAPEVYAQASAFFHADKINEPLLLVHGMDDANPGTETTQAPRMFQAIRGLGGTARLVLLPFEPHWYTARESNEDVVAEMLEWFDRYVKQAPPRAASAASAAVQKQ; from the coding sequence ATGCTCATGCCGTTCCGCTGGGTCGGCGCGCTGGCGCTCGCCAGTGCGTTGCCTGTTGCCGCCCATGCCGCCACCGCCGACAGCGGTTACCGGCAACCGCCCGAGCCGCTGCTGGGCGTGATGCGCGCGCCGCTCAATCCGTCGCCGCGGCTGGACCCGACCGGGCGCACCCTGCTGCTGGTGGAGCGCCAGGCCTACCCGCCGATCGCGCGCGTCGCCGAGCCGTACCTGAAACTGGCCGGGGTGCGCGTGGAGCCGCGCACCCATGCGCGCCACGACATGTCCAACGGCTACGGCATCCGCGCCTGCCTGGATGGCTTCAGCCTGGTCGATGTGGCCAGCGGCAAGCAGACCCCAGTGACCCTGCCGGCCGGCGCCTGTCCGGCACAACCGGTGTGGTCGCCGGATGGCCGCCGCTTCGCCTTCAACAACACCGCGGCCGACCGCGTCGAACTGTGGCTGGGCGATGTCGCCACCGGCGCAGTGCGCCGCATCGACGGCGTGCAGCTCAACCCCGTGCTGGGCGGCGAGATCCAGTGGCTGGGCGGCAGCGACACGCTGCTGGTGCGCACGGTGCCGCAGGATCTGGGCGCGGCGCCGGTGAAGGCGGCGGTGCCGCCGGGGCCGGAGGTCAAGGAAGCGATCCGCGGCAAGGGCGAGAGCAGCACCTACGAGGCCCGCGACACCCTGTCCAGCCCCGAGGACGAGGCACAGTTCACCTACTACGCCACTTCGCAGCTGGTCACCGTGGATGCCGCCAGCGGCAAACTGCGCACGATCGGCAAGCCGGCGGTGTACTCGGTGGTCGACGGCGCGCCGGACGGCCGCCACGTGCGCGTGGAGCGCCTGCAGCGCCCGTATTCCTACGTCACCACCTACGGCCGCTTCGCCCACGACGTGGCGGTGCTGGACCTGGCCGACGGTAGCGAGCGCGTGCTGGCCAACCTGCCGGTGGCCGACCGGGTGCCGGTGCATGGCGTGCCGACCGGGCCGCGTGCCTACGGCTGGCGTTCCAACCAGCCGGCCACCCTGGTCTGGGCCGAGGCGCTGGACGGCGGCGACTGGAAGACGAGCGCTCCTGCCCGCGACAAGCTGCTGACCCTGTCGGCGCCGTTCACCGGCAAGCCGCGCGAACTGGCCAAGGTGCCCCAGCGTTACGCCGGCTTGAGCTGGTTCGCGCAGGGTGGGCAGGTGTTGCTGGACGAGTACGACGAGAACCGCCACTGGCGCCGCACCACGCTGTTGGACGCGGACCGCCCCGGCAGCGCCGGACGGGTGCTGTTCGACCTGTCCACCGACGACCTGTACGCCGATCCGGGCACGCCCGAGCTGCGTCGCTTGCCAAACGGCGAGTACGTGCTGCGCGAGGACAACGGCGCGCTGTTCTTGAGCGGACAGGGCGCCACCCCGGCCGGCGATCGGCCGTTCCTGGACCGCTACGACCTGGCGAGCGGCAAGACCCAGCGCCTGTTCCGCAGCGGCGCCGACGTCGACGAAGCCTTTGCCGGATTCGCCGGCGACGACACCAGCCGCCTGCTGACCTGGCGGCAGTCGCCGAGCGACCCGCCCAACGTGTACCTGCGCACGCTGGGCCAGGCGCAGCCGGCCGCGGCGGCCGGCGAGGCAGTGGTCGCCTCCACTCTGGCACCGGTGACCCGCTTCCCCGACCCGACCCCGGTGGTGCGGCAGATCAAGAAGCGCCTGGTGACCTACAAGCGCAAGGACGGCGTGGAACTGTCCTTCACCCTGTACACGCCGCCCGGCTACAAGGAAGGCACGCGCGTGCCGGCGATCCTCTACGCCTATCCGCTGGACTACGCCGATGCCTCCAAGGCCGGCCAGGTCAGCGGCGCCAACGACCGCGACTTCACCCGCCTGCATTCCTACCAACTGTTGCTGCTGGCCGGCTACGCGATCATCGACGATGCCGCGTTCCCGATCGTGGGCGACCCGAAGACCGCCTACGACACCTACCTGCAGCAACTGGTGGAGAACGCGCAGGCGGCGGTGGACAAGGCGGTGGCGCTGGGCGTGGTCGACCGCGACCGCATCGGCGTCACCGGCCACAGCCACGGCGCGCTGATGGCGGCCAACCTGCTGGCGCACACCGACCTGTTCCGCGCCGGCGTGGCCACCAGCGGCAGCTACAACAAGACCCTGACCCCGTTCGGCTTCCAGAACGAGCGGCGTTCGTTCTGGGCCGCGCCGGAGGTGTACGCGCAGGCCTCGGCGTTCTTCCACGCCGACAAGATCAACGAGCCGCTGTTGCTGGTGCACGGCATGGACGACGCCAACCCCGGCACCGAGACCACCCAGGCGCCGCGCATGTTCCAGGCCATCCGCGGCCTCGGCGGCACCGCGCGGCTGGTGCTGCTGCCGTTCGAACCGCACTGGTACACCGCGCGCGAGTCCAACGAGGACGTGGTGGCGGAAATGCTGGAGTGGTTCGACCGCTACGTGAAGCAGGCGCCGCCGCGTGCGGCGTCGGCGGCGAGCGCGGCGGTGCAGAAGCAGTAG
- a CDS encoding glutaredoxin family protein, whose amino-acid sequence MTMRPLVLCLLLLVIGGGVHAWWRSAASTPSASLAAGDPRLLTGDDGIVMLAADWCGYCRRQQADFARAQVRYTVLDVEQEAGRQAAAALGLEGVPITVIGQHVVEGYDTAALDLHLQPLGYRVY is encoded by the coding sequence ATGACGATGCGCCCCCTTGTGTTGTGCCTGCTGCTGCTCGTGATCGGCGGCGGCGTGCACGCGTGGTGGCGCAGCGCGGCCTCGACACCGTCGGCCTCACTGGCTGCCGGCGACCCGCGCCTGCTGACCGGCGACGACGGCATCGTCATGCTCGCCGCCGACTGGTGCGGCTACTGCCGCCGGCAACAGGCCGATTTCGCCCGCGCCCAGGTCCGCTACACGGTCCTGGACGTGGAGCAGGAGGCCGGCCGCCAGGCCGCCGCCGCGCTGGGCCTGGAAGGCGTGCCGATCACCGTGATCGGCCAGCACGTGGTCGAAGGCTACGACACCGCCGCCCTGGACCTGCACCTGCAGCCGCTGGGCTATCGCGTCTACTGA
- a CDS encoding glutathione S-transferase N-terminal domain-containing protein: protein MKLYSKPGACSLADHIALRWAGLPFELKLLDAAAMKAPAYLAINPAGAVPALQVDDWVLTQNSAILNYIADLAPDAHLVGDGSPRSRAEVQRWLAFLNADLHPAFHPLFGSTRYLDDAAVIARTQEHARERVRTLYARVEAALEQQTWLGGARRSIADAYLFVTLRWARAQQIALGANLQLHFERMSADPQVQAALQAEGLS, encoded by the coding sequence ATGAAACTCTATTCCAAGCCCGGCGCCTGTTCGCTGGCCGATCACATCGCGCTGCGCTGGGCCGGATTGCCGTTCGAACTGAAGCTGCTCGATGCCGCCGCGATGAAGGCGCCGGCGTATCTGGCGATCAATCCGGCCGGCGCGGTGCCGGCGCTGCAGGTGGACGACTGGGTGCTCACCCAGAATTCGGCGATCCTCAACTACATCGCCGATCTCGCGCCCGACGCGCACCTGGTCGGCGACGGCAGCCCGCGCAGCCGCGCCGAAGTGCAGCGCTGGCTGGCCTTCCTCAATGCCGATCTGCATCCGGCGTTTCATCCGCTGTTCGGCAGCACCCGCTATCTCGACGACGCCGCGGTCATCGCGCGCACCCAGGAACACGCACGCGAGCGTGTGCGCACGCTGTATGCGCGCGTGGAGGCCGCACTGGAACAGCAGACCTGGCTGGGCGGCGCACGCCGCTCCATCGCCGACGCCTACCTGTTCGTCACCCTGCGCTGGGCGCGCGCGCAGCAGATCGCGCTCGGCGCCAACCTGCAACTGCATTTCGAACGCATGTCCGCCGATCCGCAGGTGCAGGCCGCGCTGCAGGCCGAAGGCCTGAGCTAA
- the gstA gene encoding glutathione transferase GstA, with product MHLYAAPGACSLAPHIVLRELQLPFRLVRVDNRSKRTAEGEDFRAINPKGYVAALQLDDGQVLTEGPAILLYLADRCPQAALVPPAEAGALPRYRLYEWLAFINSELHAGSVPLFDAGLAPERRAAVAARLLQRYGHAETALSARAYLLGERFGVADAYLFTVLGWLPRFGLSLDAHPALAAYTARIAQRPSVVAALAAEQALAPS from the coding sequence ATGCACCTCTATGCCGCTCCTGGCGCCTGTTCCCTGGCGCCGCACATCGTGCTGCGCGAACTGCAGTTGCCGTTCCGGCTGGTGCGGGTGGACAACCGCAGCAAGCGTACCGCCGAGGGCGAGGATTTCCGGGCGATCAATCCCAAGGGTTATGTGGCCGCGCTGCAACTGGACGACGGCCAGGTGCTGACCGAGGGGCCGGCGATCCTGCTGTACCTGGCCGACCGCTGTCCGCAGGCGGCATTGGTGCCACCGGCGGAGGCAGGCGCCTTGCCGCGCTATCGCCTGTACGAGTGGCTGGCCTTCATCAACAGCGAACTGCATGCCGGCAGCGTGCCGCTGTTCGATGCCGGGCTGGCGCCGGAGCGGCGCGCCGCGGTCGCCGCCCGCCTGCTGCAGCGCTATGGCCATGCCGAGACCGCGCTAAGCGCGCGGGCGTACCTGCTCGGCGAGCGCTTCGGCGTGGCCGATGCCTACCTGTTCACCGTACTCGGTTGGCTGCCGCGGTTCGGCTTGTCGCTGGACGCGCATCCGGCGTTGGCCGCCTACACGGCGCGCATCGCGCAGCGTCCCAGTGTGGTGGCGGCGCTGGCCGCCGAGCAGGCGCTGGCGCCGTCCTGA
- a CDS encoding acyltransferase, which yields MSKAVRNNFDALRLIGALLVLVSHQFALSGRAEPMVVGDHSFGNLGVLIFFSISGYLVTSSWLKDPHVFRFCTRRTLRMLPALCVSIPLTVAVIAALGLTGFPDNPRHRTNGSLWTIKYEVCCYALLLLAGVATRRPSLVLAMGILCYFVLSGAQGGESFLADFGLFFAAGSLLRAYPLLRQALPGLVFLLVGCVLIRLDQTTLGLAFIVPPLTMAIGLRAWAGMRDVSRFGDLSYGLYIYAWPVQQIGVALLGRRTPYLHLLSITLAATFALAAASWHLVEKKALRLKPDRRPGRSAAQGAEDGTDAS from the coding sequence GTGAGCAAAGCAGTGCGCAACAATTTCGATGCGCTGCGCTTGATCGGCGCGCTGCTCGTTCTGGTCAGCCATCAGTTTGCGCTTTCGGGGCGCGCGGAGCCGATGGTCGTCGGGGACCATTCGTTCGGCAACTTGGGTGTGCTCATTTTCTTCTCGATCAGCGGCTATCTGGTGACCTCCAGTTGGCTGAAGGATCCTCACGTTTTCCGGTTCTGTACGCGCCGTACGTTGCGGATGCTGCCTGCCCTGTGCGTGTCGATTCCGCTCACGGTGGCCGTGATCGCTGCGCTTGGGCTGACGGGATTCCCCGACAATCCCAGGCACCGGACGAACGGATCTCTGTGGACGATCAAGTACGAGGTCTGCTGTTACGCACTGCTTCTCTTGGCAGGTGTGGCCACCCGGCGCCCATCGCTGGTGTTGGCGATGGGGATCCTGTGCTATTTCGTGCTGTCGGGTGCACAGGGTGGGGAAAGCTTCCTGGCGGACTTCGGGCTGTTCTTCGCGGCAGGAAGTCTGCTGCGAGCGTATCCGCTGCTTCGCCAAGCGCTGCCGGGCCTGGTGTTCCTGCTGGTAGGCTGCGTTTTGATACGCCTCGACCAAACGACCCTGGGCCTTGCCTTCATCGTCCCGCCGCTGACGATGGCGATTGGCTTGCGCGCGTGGGCAGGCATGCGCGATGTCTCGCGATTCGGCGATCTTTCGTACGGCCTCTACATCTATGCGTGGCCGGTGCAGCAAATCGGCGTCGCGCTTCTGGGAAGACGGACGCCTTATCTCCACCTCCTATCCATCACCCTTGCTGCGACGTTCGCGCTGGCGGCCGCGTCCTGGCATCTGGTGGAAAAGAAGGCGTTGCGCCTCAAGCCCGATCGGCGGCCCGGGCGGTCGGCGGCACAGGGTGCAGAAGACGGCACAGACGCGTCGTAG
- a CDS encoding LysR family transcriptional regulator: MMNLIHWRLYVAVVECGSISAGAARCGITQSGASQAIAQMEHVLGAALLLRERGRIQPTPFGARALEHARAMLAELAHMQALARAQRAPAAPSLRVAGFASSRPWLAPRLRAFERAHPDTGVVWLEGSDEEVEAWLAAGNVDLGVVLDPAPERDATVFGEDEWLAVLPPALARPQARDIALTELLALPFVLATGGCWLHAQRLAEREGLAIADLRLQVRDWSSAWTLVRDGAGASLLPASVLPAERDGVQVLPLQPRLQRRFALVAAAHVAPAALQLRGFLDEAISSATGAP, encoded by the coding sequence ATGATGAATCTGATCCACTGGCGGCTGTACGTCGCCGTCGTCGAGTGCGGCAGCATCAGTGCCGGCGCCGCGCGCTGCGGCATCACCCAGTCCGGCGCCAGCCAGGCCATCGCGCAGATGGAGCACGTGCTGGGCGCGGCGCTGCTGTTGCGCGAGCGCGGGCGGATCCAGCCGACGCCGTTCGGAGCGCGTGCGCTGGAGCATGCGCGGGCGATGCTGGCCGAGCTGGCGCACATGCAGGCGCTGGCCAGGGCGCAACGTGCGCCCGCCGCGCCGTCGCTGCGGGTGGCCGGGTTCGCCTCGTCGAGGCCCTGGCTGGCGCCGCGCCTGCGCGCGTTCGAGCGGGCGCATCCGGACACGGGCGTGGTCTGGCTGGAAGGCAGCGACGAAGAGGTCGAGGCCTGGCTGGCGGCCGGCAACGTCGACCTGGGCGTGGTGCTGGATCCGGCGCCGGAGCGCGATGCCACGGTGTTCGGCGAGGACGAGTGGCTGGCGGTACTGCCGCCGGCGCTGGCGCGTCCGCAGGCGCGCGACATCGCCCTGACGGAGCTGCTGGCGCTGCCGTTCGTACTGGCTACCGGCGGTTGCTGGTTGCATGCGCAGCGCCTGGCCGAGCGTGAGGGACTGGCGATCGCCGACCTGCGCCTGCAGGTGCGCGACTGGTCCAGCGCGTGGACCCTGGTGCGCGATGGCGCGGGCGCCAGCCTGCTGCCGGCGTCGGTGCTGCCGGCCGAGCGCGACGGCGTGCAGGTCCTGCCGTTGCAGCCGCGGCTGCAGCGCCGCTTCGCATTGGTCGCTGCTGCACACGTGGCACCGGCCGCGTTGCAACTGCGCGGGTTCCTGGACGAAGCCATTAGCAGCGCTACTGGCGCGCCCTGA
- the prpE gene encoding propionate--CoA ligase, with protein sequence MDYATLYRRSIEQPEEFWAEQAQAIHWERPPQAILEYDTPPFRRWFVGGLTNLCHNAVDRHLPARAAQLALVAVSSETGQTQEITYAQLHREVNAFAAVLQRLDVQRGDRVVIYMPNMAEAVYAMLACARIGAVHSVVFGGFAAHNLALRIDDARPKLLIAADAGSRGGKRIPYKPLVDAACAEASAPPPTVLIVSRGLDPAQPRVPGRDVDYAALRAEVGDTQVPVVWLESNEPSYLLYTSGTTGKPKGVQRDVGGHAVALALSMRTVFDCGPGQTMFSTSDVGWAVGHSYNVYGPLIVGATSLLYEGLPVQPDPGVWWALCEKYRVRTMFSSPTAIRVLKKHPARYLRERDLSALRYLFLAGEPLDEPTALWIGEALGKPVIDNYWQTETGWPVLTLLPGVELRSVKPGSPGFPNLGYRTRIVDEHGVEVPAGRKGVLVIEPPLPPGCMTTVWNDDARFLRSYFSHFDTLLYSSLDWAIRDEDGYTFILGRTDDVINVAGHRLGTREIEEAIAGHADVAEVAVIGMHDELKGQVPVVFATLKQVAPDAAAVVEELRQCVVQRLGAVARPAQVYLVQALPKTRSGKLLRRSLQALAEQRDPGDLSTLDDPGALEEIRRALRG encoded by the coding sequence ATGGACTACGCGACGCTGTACCGACGTTCGATCGAGCAACCCGAGGAATTCTGGGCCGAGCAGGCCCAGGCGATCCACTGGGAGCGGCCGCCGCAGGCGATCCTGGAGTACGACACGCCGCCGTTCCGGCGCTGGTTCGTCGGCGGGCTGACCAACCTGTGCCACAACGCGGTGGACCGGCACCTGCCCGCGCGCGCCGCGCAGTTGGCGCTGGTCGCGGTGTCCAGCGAAACCGGGCAGACCCAGGAGATCACCTACGCGCAGCTGCACCGCGAGGTCAACGCCTTCGCCGCGGTGCTGCAGCGGCTGGACGTGCAGCGCGGCGACCGCGTGGTCATCTACATGCCGAACATGGCCGAGGCGGTGTACGCGATGCTGGCCTGCGCGCGCATTGGCGCGGTGCACTCGGTGGTGTTCGGCGGCTTCGCCGCGCACAACCTGGCGCTGCGCATCGACGATGCGAGGCCCAAGCTGTTGATCGCCGCCGATGCCGGCAGCCGCGGCGGCAAGCGCATCCCCTACAAGCCGCTGGTCGATGCCGCCTGCGCCGAAGCCAGTGCGCCGCCACCGACGGTGCTGATCGTCTCGCGTGGGCTGGATCCGGCGCAGCCGCGCGTACCCGGGCGCGACGTCGACTATGCCGCGCTGCGCGCCGAGGTCGGCGATACGCAGGTACCCGTGGTGTGGCTGGAATCCAACGAGCCCAGCTATCTGCTGTACACCTCCGGCACCACCGGCAAACCCAAGGGCGTGCAGCGCGACGTCGGCGGTCATGCGGTGGCGCTGGCACTGTCGATGCGCACGGTGTTCGACTGTGGACCCGGACAGACCATGTTCTCCACCTCCGATGTGGGCTGGGCGGTGGGGCACTCGTACAACGTGTACGGCCCGCTGATCGTCGGCGCGACCTCGCTGCTGTACGAAGGCCTGCCGGTGCAACCGGATCCGGGTGTGTGGTGGGCGCTGTGCGAGAAGTACCGCGTGCGCACCATGTTCTCTTCGCCGACCGCGATCCGTGTGCTCAAGAAGCACCCGGCGCGCTACCTGCGCGAGCGCGACCTGAGCGCGCTGCGCTATCTGTTCCTGGCCGGCGAGCCGCTGGACGAGCCGACCGCACTGTGGATCGGCGAAGCGCTGGGCAAGCCGGTGATCGACAACTACTGGCAGACCGAGACCGGCTGGCCGGTGCTGACCCTGTTGCCAGGTGTGGAACTGCGCTCGGTGAAACCGGGTTCGCCGGGCTTTCCCAATCTCGGTTACCGCACGCGCATCGTCGACGAGCATGGCGTGGAGGTGCCGGCCGGGCGCAAGGGCGTGCTGGTGATCGAACCGCCGTTGCCGCCGGGCTGCATGACCACGGTGTGGAACGACGATGCGCGCTTCCTGCGCAGCTACTTCAGCCACTTCGACACGCTGCTGTACAGCTCGCTGGACTGGGCGATCCGCGACGAGGACGGCTACACCTTCATCCTCGGCCGCACCGACGACGTGATCAACGTCGCCGGGCATCGCCTGGGCACGCGCGAGATCGAGGAAGCCATCGCCGGCCACGCCGACGTGGCCGAAGTCGCGGTGATCGGCATGCACGACGAATTGAAAGGGCAGGTGCCGGTGGTGTTCGCGACGCTGAAGCAGGTCGCGCCGGATGCTGCGGCGGTGGTCGAGGAACTGCGTCAGTGCGTGGTACAGCGGCTCGGTGCGGTGGCGCGGCCGGCGCAGGTGTATCTGGTGCAGGCACTGCCGAAGACGCGGTCGGGCAAGCTGTTGCGGCGTTCGCTGCAGGCACTGGCCGAGCAGCGCGATCCGGGCGATCTGTCGACGCTGGACGATCCCGGTGCGCTGGAGGAGATTCGCCGCGCCTTGCGCGGTTGA
- a CDS encoding peptidylprolyl isomerase: MSLIAHFDTARGPIKIELYPDKAPLTVANFVNLAKRGFYDGLNFHRVIADFMIQGGCPEGSGRGGPGYRFEDETNNGVRHDRGVLSMANAGPSTNGSQFFITHTATPWLDGKHTVFGKVLEGLDVVDSVAQGDVINKITIEGDADAVLAAKADRVAEWNRTLDA; encoded by the coding sequence ATGTCCCTGATCGCCCATTTCGACACCGCCCGCGGCCCGATCAAGATCGAGCTGTATCCCGACAAGGCCCCGCTGACCGTGGCCAACTTCGTGAACCTGGCCAAGCGCGGCTTCTACGACGGGCTGAACTTCCACCGCGTGATCGCCGACTTCATGATCCAGGGCGGTTGCCCGGAAGGCTCCGGCCGCGGCGGCCCGGGCTACCGCTTCGAGGACGAAACCAACAACGGCGTGCGCCACGACCGCGGCGTGCTGTCCATGGCCAATGCCGGCCCCAGCACCAACGGCAGCCAGTTCTTCATCACCCACACCGCCACCCCGTGGCTGGACGGCAAGCACACCGTGTTCGGCAAGGTGCTCGAGGGCCTGGACGTGGTCGATAGCGTCGCCCAGGGCGACGTGATCAACAAGATCACCATCGAAGGCGACGCCGACGCGGTGCTGGCGGCCAAGGCCGACCGCGTCGCTGAGTGGAACCGCACGCTCGACGCCTGA
- a CDS encoding malate dehydrogenase: protein MKAPVRVAVTGAAGQIGYALLFRIASGEMLGKDQPVILQLLELPMEKAQAALKGVMMELEDCAFPLLAGMVGTDDAEVAFKDADIALLVGARPRGPGMERKDLLLENAKIFTAQGAALNKVAKRDVKVLVVGNPANTNAYIAMKSAPDLNPKNFTAMLRLDHNRALSQLSLKLGKPVGGIEKLVVWGNHSPTMYPDYRFATADGASIADAINDQEWNAGTFIPTVGKRGAAIIEARGLSSAASAANAAIDHVRDWVLGSNGKWVTMGVPSDGSYGIPEGVIFGFPVTTENGKYTIVKDLPIDDFSQKYVDKTLAELEEERSGVAHLLG from the coding sequence ATGAAAGCACCCGTTCGTGTTGCCGTGACCGGCGCCGCCGGCCAGATCGGTTATGCCCTGCTGTTCCGTATCGCCTCCGGCGAAATGCTGGGCAAGGACCAGCCGGTGATCCTGCAGTTGCTGGAACTGCCGATGGAGAAGGCCCAGGCCGCGCTGAAGGGCGTGATGATGGAGCTGGAAGACTGCGCGTTCCCGCTGCTGGCCGGCATGGTCGGCACCGACGACGCCGAAGTCGCGTTCAAGGATGCCGACATCGCCCTGCTGGTCGGCGCGCGTCCGCGCGGCCCGGGCATGGAGCGCAAGGACCTGCTGCTGGAGAATGCCAAGATCTTCACCGCGCAGGGCGCGGCGCTGAACAAGGTGGCCAAGCGCGACGTCAAGGTGCTGGTGGTCGGCAACCCGGCCAACACCAACGCCTACATCGCCATGAAGTCGGCGCCGGACCTGAACCCGAAGAACTTCACCGCCATGCTGCGCCTGGACCACAACCGCGCGCTGAGCCAGCTCTCGCTCAAGCTCGGCAAGCCGGTCGGCGGCATCGAGAAGCTGGTGGTGTGGGGCAACCACAGCCCGACCATGTACCCGGACTACCGCTTCGCCACCGCCGACGGCGCCTCCATCGCCGATGCGATCAACGACCAGGAATGGAACGCCGGCACCTTCATCCCGACCGTGGGCAAGCGCGGCGCGGCGATCATCGAAGCGCGCGGCCTGTCCTCGGCCGCCTCGGCCGCCAACGCCGCCATCGACCACGTGCGCGACTGGGTGCTGGGCAGCAACGGCAAGTGGGTGACGATGGGCGTGCCGTCCGACGGCTCCTACGGCATCCCGGAAGGCGTGATCTTCGGTTTCCCGGTCACCACCGAGAACGGCAAGTACACCATCGTCAAGGATCTGCCGATCGACGACTTCAGCCAGAAGTACGTCGACAAGACCCTGGCCGAACTGGAAGAAGAGCGCAGCGGCGTGGCCCACCTGCTGGGCTGA
- a CDS encoding cell wall hydrolase — protein MKLAWILWLSQLLPQPAADSLCLSTTVYLEARDQTLRGQQAVAEVALRRLDSGLWGDSMCQVVTARKQFAPGLVKPGTELKNDDAWADAVKVAFAAERNWALPQGQRKEIVPGASHFAAHAIASPSWRNAYQVATIGDHTFYRVQKLRPRNAS, from the coding sequence ATGAAACTGGCCTGGATCCTCTGGCTATCGCAATTGTTGCCGCAACCCGCTGCCGATTCGCTTTGCCTCAGCACCACCGTGTACTTGGAAGCGCGCGACCAGACGCTGCGCGGGCAGCAAGCCGTCGCCGAAGTCGCATTGCGGCGTCTGGACAGCGGTCTGTGGGGCGATTCGATGTGCCAGGTGGTCACCGCGCGCAAGCAGTTCGCGCCGGGCCTGGTGAAGCCGGGCACCGAACTGAAGAACGACGACGCCTGGGCCGACGCGGTCAAGGTCGCCTTCGCCGCCGAGCGCAACTGGGCGCTGCCGCAGGGCCAGCGCAAGGAGATCGTGCCCGGCGCCAGCCACTTCGCCGCGCATGCCATCGCCAGCCCGAGCTGGCGCAACGCCTATCAGGTCGCGACCATCGGCGACCACACGTTCTATCGCGTGCAGAAGCTGCGCCCGCGCAACGCCTCCTGA